The Aminivibrio sp. sequence ATTGGCGCGGTTTGCGGGGATGAGGGCTGGAACCCTGAACCGGTGCGATGCTTCATGCTCGGAGGAGCGGAAGTGGCGGTGTGGTACGGGGACGGGATCCGTCCCCGGGAGACATCCGTTAAGATTGCCCGCACCAGGGCTGCGGAGAACAGGATTTTCCTGCTGTATTTTCACGGCGGTGATGATGTTCTTGTCGCCGGTCCTTCCGGCGCGGTGCTGGCGGAGGCCCTCGATGGAGGGGACCAGGCGGTGTCCGCCATGATCCGGAGGTCAGAAAGCCGCGGAAAAACAGTGGTGCCCGGGACGAACATCGTTTCCGGCAGGCTGCCCTCAGCCTATGGCGACCTCGTCGCCGATGAAGGTTATTCAGGCTCTCCATGAACGACAGGGATGAACGGTTCATGGCCCTGGCCCTGGAAGAAGCGGAAGCAGCCGCCGGGCGGGGAGACGTTCCCATCGCCGCCCTGGTGGTGCGGGACGGAGAGGTACTTTCCACCGGAAGCAACCGGAAAGAAAAGGATCCGACGGCCCATGCGGAAATCCTTGCCCTTCGGGGAGCGGCGGAGGCCATGGGATCCTGGAAGCTCCGGGGGTGTACCCTTTACGTGACCGTGGAACCCTGTCCCATGTGCGCCGGGGCCCTCGTTCTGGCCAGGGTTGACCGTCTTGTCTACGGATGCGCCGATCCCAGGGCCGGGGCGTGCGGTACCCTGTACGACATCGTCCGCGATTCGAGGCTCAATCACAGGTGCGTTGTCCGAAGGGGAGTTCTGGAGGGGGAGTGCGCCCGGCTCCTCACGAATTATTTCCTTGAACGCAGAAAGAGCCGCTTTTCAGGCGGCGGTGAAGAAAGGGTGAAGGAAATGAAATTTCTGTCCTATGGTCATCAATATATCGATGAAGAAGACATACAGGCCGTTGTCGGGGTGCTCCGGGGTGACTGGCTCACCCAGGGGCCGTCGGTGGACGCTTTTGAAAAAACATTCGCCGGGTATGTGGGGACCCGCCATGCCGTGGCCTTCGCCAACGGCACTGCCGCCCTCCACGGGGCCTATTTCGCGGCAGGAGTGGGACCGGGAGACGAAGTGATCACTTCTCCCATGACCTTTGCGGCTACGAGCAACGCCGCCCTCTATCTCGGGGGGACCGTCCGCTTTGCGGATATGGATCCGTCCACCCTTTGCCTTGATCCTAAACAGGCCAGGGAGATGATTTCTTCCAGGACGAAAGTGATCGCCCCGGTGAGCTACGCGGGCTATCCGGCCGACCTGGCCGCCTTTCGGGAAGCGGCGGGAGAGTGCGGCGCCGTCATCGTCGAGGATGCATGCCATGCCCTCGGCGCGAGGAGAGGAAAGATTCCCGTGGGAAAGGAGGCGGACCTCACCGCCTTCAGCTTTCACCCGGTGAAGCACATCACCACCGGCGAGGGGGGAATGGTCACCACCGATTCTGACGAATATGCCGAACGGCTCCGGCTTTTTCGTACCCACGGCATCACGAAGGACCCGTCGAAAATGGAAGGGAAACCCGACGGGCCATGGTCCACAGAGATGCAGGCTCTCGGCTTCAACTACAGGCTGAGCGATATCCACGCCGCCCTGGGACTGAGCCAGATGAAGAAGCTCGACCGTTTCGTGAACCGAAGAAAGGAGATCGCATCCCTTTACGACGGTCTTTTCTCTTCTGTACCGGGCCTGGAAATCCCTCCCCGCAACGAGGGGCATGCCTATCATCTCTATCCTCTCCAGGTACCGGCGGAACGGCGGAAGGAATTTATCCTGAAACTGAAAGAGAGAAGCATCGGGGGAATGGTTCACTACCCGCCGGTGCATCTCCATCCATACTACAGGAAGAATTTCGGCTGGAAGCAGGGTGATTTTCCCCGGGCGGAGGCCTTCTATTCCAGGGAGATAAGTCTTCCCATGTATTACGGGCTGACAGACGACGACGTAGAACGGGTGGGGGAGGAAATACGCCGCATCGCCGAAGCCAGGTGATATACCCGTAAATTTACCTGGACTTTCGTGCGGATTACCGCTACAATCTCAACCGTGTCAGATATTTCAGCGACGTATCGAGGGGGTAGTTGTATGTTTTCTGTTAAGCGTTTGGGAGTTTTTCTTTTAATGGCGGTTCTTTTCGTCGTCTTTACTTCCGTCGTGGAAGCAGCCGAGGAAAAAATCGGCGTGATCGATTCCCAGAAGATCGTTTTCCAGCATCCGAAATTCGAGGCCGTGACGAAGCAGCTTCAGCAGATAAGTAAGACGAAGGAAAACGAGATGAAGCTAGCCGTTGACAAGGAAACCGACCAGAACAAGAAAGCCCAGATTTTCAACACGAAAAGGAACGAGCTTGCCCAGGAAGAGCAGCGGCTCATGCAGCCTATCTTCAAAGAGGCCGAGCTTGCGGTCCGTACCGTTGCGAAGATCAAGAATGTGACCGTGGTCATCGAGAAGTCGGCGGTCTACTTCGGCGGCATCGATATTACCGATGACGTGATCCAGGAGCTCA is a genomic window containing:
- the pseC gene encoding UDP-4-amino-4,6-dideoxy-N-acetyl-beta-L-altrosamine transaminase, translated to MNDRDERFMALALEEAEAAAGRGDVPIAALVVRDGEVLSTGSNRKEKDPTAHAEILALRGAAEAMGSWKLRGCTLYVTVEPCPMCAGALVLARVDRLVYGCADPRAGACGTLYDIVRDSRLNHRCVVRRGVLEGECARLLTNYFLERRKSRFSGGGEERVKEMKFLSYGHQYIDEEDIQAVVGVLRGDWLTQGPSVDAFEKTFAGYVGTRHAVAFANGTAALHGAYFAAGVGPGDEVITSPMTFAATSNAALYLGGTVRFADMDPSTLCLDPKQAREMISSRTKVIAPVSYAGYPADLAAFREAAGECGAVIVEDACHALGARRGKIPVGKEADLTAFSFHPVKHITTGEGGMVTTDSDEYAERLRLFRTHGITKDPSKMEGKPDGPWSTEMQALGFNYRLSDIHAALGLSQMKKLDRFVNRRKEIASLYDGLFSSVPGLEIPPRNEGHAYHLYPLQVPAERRKEFILKLKERSIGGMVHYPPVHLHPYYRKNFGWKQGDFPRAEAFYSREISLPMYYGLTDDDVERVGEEIRRIAEAR
- a CDS encoding OmpH family outer membrane protein — encoded protein: MAVLFVVFTSVVEAAEEKIGVIDSQKIVFQHPKFEAVTKQLQQISKTKENEMKLAVDKETDQNKKAQIFNTKRNELAQEEQRLMQPIFKEAELAVRTVAKIKNVTVVIEKSAVYFGGIDITDDVIQELKKNAAKK